One genomic region from Corvus moneduloides isolate bCorMon1 unplaced genomic scaffold, bCorMon1.pri scaffold_98_arrow_ctg1, whole genome shotgun sequence encodes:
- the NOP10 gene encoding H/ACA ribonucleoprotein complex subunit 3, whose product MFLQCYNNERGERVYTLRKVSPDGVPTRSAHPARFSPDDKFSRHRLALKRRFGVLLTQRGRALL is encoded by the exons ATGTTCCTGCAGTGCTACAACAACGAGCGCGGGGAGCGCGTCTACACCCTGCGG AAGGTGTCTCCGGACGGGGTCCCCACACGCTCGGCTCACCCCGCCCGCTTCTCCCCCGATGATAAATTCTCCCGGCACCGCCTGGCCCTGAAGCGGCGCTTCGGGGTCCTGCTCacgcagcggggccgggccctgcTCTGA